The following is a genomic window from Gemmatimonadaceae bacterium.
TTTCATCCAGAGCTCCCGGAACGGCGTCACGTCCACTTCCCAGTCCTCGAGAAGGTCGGTCATCGCCTGCGAGTGGATCTGGATGCCGCCGCGCTCTTCCTCGTTCTCGCTGAACTGTCCCTGCATCACGATCGTCGACGAATACGCGCCCTCGTCGTCGTTCATGAACGCCTGGTAGCGATGTTCGACGTTGGACCACTCGTGCTCGGTGACCGTCATGTCGACGATCGACTGCCCGCGGTCCGTCGCATGAATCGTGATGTGGCCGTCGCCCCGTTCCCATGCGATCGAGATGTCCTGCATGTAGTGCGGCAGGTGCCAGCGCTCGATGGCGTGCTCGCGGGATTCGCGCGTCGTCGTGCCTAACCGGAACGGATAGAACGCCGAGCGCGGCCAGGGCTGTCCCTGCTCGATGCGCGGCGACACGAGAATCGAGAGAATCAGCTCGCCGTACTCGCCCACCGGACTCTGGTGGAAGTCGAACGCCATCACGCTCAGGACGCTCGAGCCATGGTGCGGCTCGATGGGCTGCAGATCCGGCGGCAGGATGGCGCGCGCATTCTCCGTCGGAAACTCGAAGAAGCCGCCGATCGCGTCGCGGAAATAATACTGA
Proteins encoded in this region:
- a CDS encoding acetoacetate decarboxylase family protein, whose protein sequence is MSSRNDGFVQYYFRDAIGGFFEFPTENARAILPPDLQPIEPHHGSSVLSVMAFDFHQSPVGEYGELILSILVSPRIEQGQPWPRSAFYPFRLGTTTRESREHAIERWHLPHYMQDISIAWERGDGHITIHATDRGQSIVDMTVTEHEWSNVEHRYQAFMNDDEGAYSSTIVMQGQFSENEEERGGIQIHSQAMTDLLEDWEVDVTPFRELWMKNGKQTFHPLQQLASYARR